The following DNA comes from Syntrophorhabdales bacterium.
GACTTTCCTGGTAGAGGGAAGCACGAGCGGTCCGTCCATGCTCTGCACTTTCGCCCGTTCTTTGACGAGTGCGTTGGCAAAGATGCTAAAGAGCAAACTCGCGCCGAGCACAATCATGAGGTAGGGTATGGAGGTTCTCGTGATGAGGAGAACAGCAGTTACTCCCTGGATTAGCGTGAGCGACCAGAGCAGGGTTGCTATGCCCGTAACGGGAAGACCTCTTGAAAGCAAGAGGTGGTGAAGGTGGGTCGTGTCAGCTTTGAAGGGGCTCCGGCCGTTGAATACGCGTGTTCCCATCACCCTGAGCGTGTCGAATATGGGGATGAGGAGCACGAGCACGGGAAAGAGTGGCTCAACGTGAAACTTTGGGTCCTGCGTGAGCAGTATGGAAAAAACCGACAGTGAGAAACCGAGGAAGAGGCTGCCGGAATCTCCCATGAAGATGCTGGCCTGCGTGCCGAAATTGTAGAGCAGAAAACCTGCCAGCGCACCTGTAAAGCCCAGACAGACACCCGCCAGCTCAAAGTTTCTGGAGATGTAGGCCGCCACTCCCATAAACAGGCAAGCAAAAAACGAGAGTCCGCCAGCCAAGCCGTTGAGCCCATCGATGAGGTTGATGGAGTTGG
Coding sequences within:
- a CDS encoding MraY family glycosyltransferase, which gives rise to MFHTLHKQMILFFVVPFGLTLALLPITIHLARKYKCVDEPGGRRIHCDPTPRWGGIAFFLGILPVFLFVGLGRVFFSYLAASFFLVVIGSIDDRRELGFSTKFFAMLAAITTVVFGGGIQIHQIGTYGSLGLVKLGILAIPFTYLCIIGVTNSINLIDGLNGLAGGLSFFACLFMGVAAYISRNFELAGVCLGFTGALAGFLLYNFGTQASIFMGDSGSLFLGFSLSVFSILLTQDPKFHVEPLFPVLVLLIPIFDTLRVMGTRVFNGRSPFKADTTHLHHLLLSRGLPVTGIATLLWSLTLIQGVTAVLLITRTSIPYLMIVLGASLLFSIFANALVKERAKVQSMDGPLVLPSTRKVRPQRLRVIRKSASEG